From a single Polynucleobacter asymbioticus QLW-P1DMWA-1 genomic region:
- a CDS encoding glycosyltransferase family 2 protein has protein sequence MIDFIEKNLDLSATSHAPLVAILLCTYNGARFLAEQLDSLESQTHQNWVVFASDDGSTDQTLEILQQYQAKWPSGKLTIRSGPQKGFCQNFLSLACDSKIKADYYAFCDQDDVWLPEKLSTALNNIIFNQDSRLPYLYCGRTRYVNENLKPCGMSPQFVFPPSFRNALVQSIAGGNTMVFNQSAKMLITKVGAVDVPSHDWWLYQLITGVEGDVFYDRKAYVLYRQHEFALVGGNNSFPAKMERIWMLLQGRFQRWNTKNIEALKKVNHLLVKNHQEILRMFELLRGARLRDRLRLMGVCGLYRQTRRGTFSLFLAALIKKI, from the coding sequence ATGATTGATTTTATTGAGAAAAATCTCGATTTAAGCGCAACTTCTCATGCCCCTTTGGTGGCTATATTGCTCTGCACCTATAACGGGGCACGGTTTTTGGCTGAGCAGCTCGATTCTTTGGAAAGCCAGACCCATCAAAATTGGGTTGTTTTCGCTAGTGATGATGGCTCTACCGACCAAACCCTAGAAATCCTGCAGCAATATCAGGCTAAATGGCCATCTGGGAAATTGACTATTCGCAGTGGCCCTCAAAAAGGTTTTTGCCAGAATTTTTTATCTTTAGCCTGTGATTCAAAAATTAAAGCCGATTACTACGCATTTTGTGATCAGGACGATGTTTGGTTGCCTGAGAAATTATCTACAGCGCTAAACAATATTATTTTTAATCAAGATTCCCGTCTGCCTTATTTGTATTGCGGGCGCACTAGGTACGTAAATGAGAATCTAAAGCCCTGCGGTATGTCACCACAGTTTGTTTTTCCACCAAGCTTTAGAAATGCCTTGGTGCAAAGTATTGCTGGTGGCAACACGATGGTGTTTAACCAATCAGCAAAAATGCTAATTACAAAAGTTGGCGCAGTAGATGTGCCATCCCATGACTGGTGGCTATATCAGTTAATCACCGGTGTTGAGGGTGATGTGTTTTATGATCGTAAAGCATATGTGCTTTACCGTCAGCATGAATTTGCTTTGGTTGGCGGCAATAATTCATTCCCAGCAAAGATGGAAAGAATTTGGATGCTATTACAAGGGCGATTCCAAAGGTGGAATACAAAAAACATTGAAGCGCTAAAAAAGGTAAATCACTTGCTTGTTAAAAATCATCAAGAGATTCTGAGAATGTTTGAATTACTAAGAGGTGCTAGGTTGCGTGATCGGTTACGCTTGATGGGGGTATGTGGACTATATCGTCAAACACGCCGCGGAACGTTTAGTTTATTTTTAGCAGCTTTAATTAAAAAAATATAG